The proteins below come from a single Microthrixaceae bacterium genomic window:
- a CDS encoding adenine nucleotide alpha hydrolase family protein, which translates to MKCTVCREPAVIDLRRHNSNFCAPHFTKFCRDQVAKAVHEFDMIDPQDKVLVAVSGGKDSLAVWDILLDLGYATTGLYIGLGIGEYSDVSKDYARTYAKRRGAELIEVDIVEKYGYDIPDGSKAARRAPCSACGLSKRHIFDDVALDGGFDVLVTGHNLDDEAAVLFGNVMRWQTEYLGRQRPVLEARDGFPKKVKPLIRLGEREMAAYCVVSGIDYVIDECPMAAGNKHIGYKNLLNDLERQSPGTKSDFYLSFLRRASALFTPEADEQREALGTCATCGSPSPSEVCAFCRLVERAGGAQPVELTTKDHRE; encoded by the coding sequence ATGAAGTGCACGGTGTGCCGCGAACCAGCCGTCATCGATCTACGCCGCCACAACTCCAACTTCTGCGCGCCGCATTTCACGAAGTTTTGCCGCGATCAGGTCGCCAAGGCGGTTCACGAATTCGACATGATCGACCCGCAGGACAAGGTGCTGGTCGCAGTGTCGGGCGGCAAGGACTCCCTCGCCGTATGGGACATCTTGTTGGACCTCGGCTACGCGACGACGGGGCTCTACATCGGCCTGGGAATCGGCGAGTACAGCGACGTCTCCAAGGACTACGCCCGAACGTATGCGAAGCGTCGTGGCGCGGAACTCATCGAGGTCGACATCGTCGAGAAGTACGGATACGACATCCCCGACGGGTCGAAGGCCGCGCGTCGGGCGCCGTGTTCGGCGTGCGGGCTGTCGAAGCGACACATCTTCGACGACGTCGCACTCGACGGAGGCTTTGACGTGCTCGTCACCGGTCACAACCTCGACGATGAGGCGGCGGTGCTGTTCGGCAACGTGATGCGCTGGCAAACGGAGTACCTCGGTCGGCAACGGCCCGTGCTCGAGGCCCGCGACGGATTTCCGAAGAAGGTCAAGCCGCTCATCCGCCTCGGGGAACGCGAGATGGCGGCCTACTGCGTCGTCAGCGGCATCGACTACGTCATCGACGAGTGCCCGATGGCGGCCGGCAACAAACACATCGGCTACAAGAACCTGCTCAACGATCTCGAGCGCCAGAGCCCCGGCACCAAGTCGGACTTCTACCTGAGCTTTCTGCGTCGCGCCTCCGCGCTGTTCACGCCCGAGGCGGACGAGCAACGCGAAGCCCTCGGGACCTGTGCGACGTGCGGATCGCCGAGCCCCTCGGAAGTCTGCGCCTTTTGCCGCCTCGTCGAACGTGCGGGCGGCGCACAACCCGTCGAACTAACCACGAAGGATCACCGCGAGTGA
- a CDS encoding MoaD/ThiS family protein has product MKVTLRHPTREIEVSGPISVIKLLNRLEFNRESVLLVRNGELVPGDSMLDDDDVIEIRPVISGG; this is encoded by the coding sequence GTGAAGGTCACGTTGCGTCACCCAACCCGCGAGATCGAGGTCTCGGGGCCCATCAGTGTCATCAAGTTGTTGAACCGACTCGAGTTCAACCGTGAGTCGGTGTTGCTCGTACGCAATGGCGAACTCGTCCCCGGCGATTCGATGCTCGACGACGACGACGTCATCGAGATCCGCCCGGTCATCAGCGGCGGTTAG
- a CDS encoding tRNA (adenine-N1)-methyltransferase codes for MSASELHEGDVVVLLDNKHRRYLLTLQSGKEFHSHAGYIAHDEIIGAGEGAVLTSTRGATYTVLRPTLSEFILKMPRGAQVIYPKDIGPILMMADIGPGMRVLESGVGSGALSMGMLRTGVHITGYELREDFAERAQANVRKFLGEEALERYDVQLRNCYEGIDERDLDRVVLDLPEPWQVVPHARTALRPGGIIVAYSPSIVQVMQFRDALERDGFILAETLEVLNRGWYIEGQAVRPDHRMVAHTGFLTSARCPGG; via the coding sequence GTGAGTGCATCGGAACTCCATGAAGGCGACGTGGTGGTGTTGTTGGACAACAAGCACCGCCGCTACCTCCTCACCCTGCAATCCGGCAAGGAGTTTCATTCTCACGCCGGTTACATCGCCCACGACGAGATCATCGGAGCCGGGGAGGGTGCCGTGCTGACCTCGACGCGAGGCGCCACCTACACGGTGCTGCGCCCGACGCTGAGCGAGTTCATTCTCAAGATGCCACGCGGAGCGCAGGTCATCTATCCCAAAGACATCGGGCCGATCCTGATGATGGCCGACATCGGACCGGGCATGCGGGTGCTCGAATCAGGTGTCGGATCGGGTGCGCTGTCGATGGGCATGTTGCGCACCGGCGTGCACATCACCGGTTACGAGCTTCGAGAGGACTTCGCCGAACGCGCCCAGGCGAACGTACGCAAGTTCCTCGGCGAGGAGGCCCTCGAACGCTATGACGTGCAGCTTCGCAACTGCTACGAGGGCATCGATGAACGCGACCTCGACCGCGTGGTGTTGGACCTGCCCGAACCGTGGCAGGTGGTGCCCCACGCACGAACCGCGTTGCGGCCCGGGGGCATCATCGTTGCGTACTCGCCGAGCATCGTGCAGGTGATGCAGTTTCGCGACGCCCTCGAACGCGACGGATTCATCCTGGCGGAGACCCTCGAAGTGCTCAACCGCGGGTGGTACATCGAGGGCCAGGCGGTGCGCCCCGATCATCGCATGGTGGCTCACACAGGGTTCCTCACCTCGGCGAGGTGCCCGGGAGGGTGA